The genome window TATTTAGGTCTGAGCTGATGTCCTGCCAGACACATTATCATTCTTCAGCTGCCTCGTGTCTCTTCCAGAATAGAAAAAAGGCGTATTCAACATCAAAACCTCAGTGCTCGTGTCTGTCTGCGCCTCCAGTGTTTTGTTTCCCCTAACACGCTTAATTAGAACATGACACCCAAACTTTTGTGTGTAATGATATTAAGGACTGTGAAAAGTAGTCTGAATTAAACCATAgctctctgctgtctgtacaAACTTTCATGGTTTAGAGCAGCTTTGCCAGCACTGGAGCAGGAGTACCAATTTTGGATGCAGAACCGCTCTGTGACTTTGAAATTAAATGGGACAGAGCATGTGCTGAACCGATATGATGTAAAGGTGGGCTTGCCCAGGTAGGCTACATTTGAAAGAAATCTATTGaattataaaaacaaatttaagatGGGGGTATTGTTGATTGTGCTACACTCACCATGTCTTTTGTTCTCTTTAGGCCTGAATCCTACACAGATGATCTGGAACTAGCGGAAGGACTCACCAATGGTAACGGATTAatagtgtttatactgtattgTTGGTGGTTGAATGAATCCCCCTTCATGAGCCCTGCTATGGTCATTTTATTccatgagagagaaaaaaaaaggctgatgCTGTGGGATGGATGTACTGTAGTTTATCAGTGCTCCTCAACAGGAAAGGGGAAATATTCCCCTCGATTTAAAGATCATTACCATGTTTTGATGTATATTTAATATGTTAAGCACATCCATTTTTGCGTATTGTGGCTTACAAGCTGAGCATTAATTTCAAGAAAAGCTGTTTTAGGGAAAAacactgttgttgtttgctAAAATGTTGAATTTTTCTGCCAGCAAAGTGTGTTTGCTCAGATTTCTGAAGATTTTATGCaagaatatatttatatttattaacaaatagtCAAGGTCAAAGTCAAGTTATTTCTCCTCTTTGGGGGAGACgtttaatttttttgtctctaAAGCTTTTGAGAATTGTTGCAAAACTGAAACAACAATGTTATTCAGAGGCTGCATATTTTACTTTTTCCACATCCAGTTGACAAATGACacatacatgaataaataacaaaGTTTAGATGCTGATTTGTTATGGCTCTACTAGTGaattcatgttgttttttttctcgcCCCCAGACCGTAAGGAGAAGCTGTGGATGGATCTAAAAGCGGGTGCAGAGTCTGGCTGGGACTTCTTATCCTGCTGGTCTATAAATGGTGACGGCCACAACAACGGCACCCTGGGGGATACCAGCACCAGTCAGATCCTGCCTACTGACCTCAATGCTCTTCTGTGCCTCAATGAGAAGACTCTTGCTTCCTTTCACAGGATACTGGGTGACTACATGAGCAGCCTTTGACCTTGGAACTAACTTTGGTCTTCACACTGCTTTTAGCTCCTAACTGGTGTTACATAACGGTGATGTGCTGTttcctgacaggtgatggtgacTCAGCTGCACTGTATGACCAGGCTACAGCCCGCAGGCTGGAGGCGATAGAGTCTGCGCTGTGGGATGCTGAGAGGGGTGCCTGGTTTGACTACAACCTAGTGACGCACACCAAACACTCTGAGTTTTACCTCTCCAACCTGGCACCTGTTTGGGCACAGTGCTATTCTCAGCCTGAGATGGGAGAGAAGGCAGTACAGTATCTGAAGGTCGGTGGACAATCTTGCCTTTATTGTGGTTTCAATTCATAAAGGTGGAAGAAGGGATAACTTTTAATCCAAATCACAAAAGATGCATATTTTCCCCATTCACCTTTAATAGAATCCAGCTATGCAGATACtgcatgttgttttttcttgagTAGGTTTTGAGGTGTGTATAATTTTAGTGAATCcaacaaagatttttttattttttttttttaacagcagctTTTTTTACAGGATGAGTTTCCCTGTAATCCACAGTGCACACTGTCAACAGTGTCATCAGGGACTgttttttagttgttgttttttttaaggttttagTAACAGATTGGCAGTGGGTAGTACTTCCAATAAAAAAGCCCAAACAGCCAAATCACTGATTCAGTTACCCTTTACCTCTATTGTATTGAAGGAGCATCCAAAACCTGGACAAATAAAGCTTTGAATgcagtcatgccaataaagcagcttgaactgaactgaagtgaACTAAAGCCAAAACTGTGTGGCTAGAAACCATTAGGGTTAAATGAGAAAATGCCCTCAGTGACCACTTTAATAATGTGATAAGATATGTATAATCCATTGCAATtaaatacaacagctctgccacaaTTTCTGCCTTTACGAAGTATAtaatgtttctgtatttgttttaagttatgcttaaaggtccagtgtgtaggatttagtggcatctagtagtGAGTCTGCAGTACTGAACCTTCTCCCATGAGCCGAGCCTgtgagaactacagtggctgacgcaAAACAGCGaatggctctatctagagccagtgtttggtttgttgattctgggctactgtagaacaacatggtggactccgtggaagaggatcgctctgtatgtagatataaatgcctcatcctaaggtgaaaaaaaagattatatCTATGGAAAAATAGTTATGAACATTacaaaaattcattcatttctgccaatagatgcccctaaatcttacacactcgACCTTTGATACTGAGGCCACAGATACGGTAGGTGCTGTACTGGACTACATTATATTGTAAGGTGTTTTCGTCCTCCTTATTTACATACATAGGGGGGGAAGAATATTAGAAACAATTCTGAATATGGCAGATCTGttatgtacctaataaagtgacaaCTTAAAATGTGTATTCGTGCCATTTGTGTGAAAGAACCCTTTAACCTGTATTTCTCCTGGTTGGTATGActtgtctcctcttctgttgaCCACTGCAGCTCCACTCTGTGAGTTACAATAGATCTAattagctgctcagctgcagcaCATTAAACACGTAAACATACCTGCAAATGTCACTTCTGTCTGGTTAGATGCTGGTATGGTCCTTACTCTTAAATACCAGTAACATCACGTTGTTTGACCATGACatgttgacattttttattacaAAAAGGGTTAACTGAATGTGATTTTAAGCAGACTTTGAATGTTTTGCCTAAGTGCCTCTTGACAGTTGTTGAGGACGAAGAGATTGTTGCTCATTTATTTCCCCACCACCATTTCCAACCAATTAATCCTCCCTCTACTCAGAAGCCCACCTATATGTCACAAGCTTTATGAACTGTGCTCATTTGCTCCAGCAGATGgagcacacacactgcactacTTTAATCCATGCATGCTTCTAAGGTTACTGGTTTTCCTGTGTGTGCAGGGGAGTGGTGCTCTCCAATTTCCCAATGGAGTTCCAACATCGCTGAGAGAGTCTGGGCAGCAGTGGGACTATGCTAACGCATGGCCTCCTTTACAACACATGCTCATTGATGGTAGGTGGTAATAAATTGATCTACCATCACGATAATTCCTTGAGACACATACTGATGATGCACCAACTGTTCAACATGTTGCTCTGTTGATTTTGCATAATAATTTGTGAGAATGCATAGTGCCTGTAGTGTGgtgctttatttttttgctcTTGCTTTGTATTCCAGGACAtggatttaaaatgaaacaaagcagGTTAAACAACTGATCTTCAGGTTTATTTGAGGGTGTTTACATCTGTTGATTGTTACTCACCAAGGCgttgtgtgcatctgtgtgcatctgtgtgcaaatgtgtgtcCTTGTGCATGCGCACAGTACAAACTAAATGGAGACccacttgtaaaaaaaaaaaatctccaaagTGCAACCAGTCGTCCAAAACTCCACAGGATAGCTTTAGGTTACATAGAgtcattatattttatattctgcTTGAAATCCAACCACCCATAGAGATCTGCAGATACTTGATATCTGCTCTGATGATGCTCTGCTAGGCCCTTAATGTACCAACCTTCACTTCTTGCTTTTTTAGAAGGATTTTTGTCTTAGTTTGGTCTAAAGCaagtgtgactaatgataaGAGAGTGACCCTTCAAAGTCCTTGGTTGCCTGGTCTGTATGATCACTGCCCTGCTGAATGTTTCTCTGCCTcatgtatgtttaaaaaaaaactttcttagGCTTGTTTAGTGATTTAAGTGTTTCCAGGTTTATTAAAACTGCCTTCAGAGGATGCTCAACAACTAGCATTTGATTTGGCCCAGCGCTGGATCAGGACAAAGTGGTTGGCATACATGAAGTATGATGCCATGTTTGAAAAGGTGAGTCTCTTTAGGTTTCAGTGTGTCAGAGCTTGTGTTGCATGGTGATAACACAGCTGGCTCAGAATGTGTAATTTTCTTCCTCCTGACAGTATGATGTGAATGGCGATGGCAAACTTGGTGGTGGAGGAGAATATGAAGTTCAGGTACTTCTTGTGTTGATGGTGTAAAGCTAATGTGCTTATAGTCTTTCTGATTTCACGCAGAGCCCTGTCAATTCTTTCTACCTCACTTTTGCTTCTTAATTTGAACACATTTGCATTTACACATATACTGTCACTCCTCCTCACTTCTTTGTCATTATCCATctttttttgtataattttcTACCCTGTTGGGTCTTGTTGTCTTTTACCTTTGACTTGACTCTTATGTACTTCTATCAGCACAAATTAATCACTTGTTTTTCTCAGATCACTGTGTTTTGCTGCTTTACTAAAGTgttacataaaaatgaaaacatctctTATGCACCGCTGTGTTGCCCTTGCTGTAGCTGGGTTTTGGCTGGACCAATGGCGTGGCCCTGCAGCTCCTGAACCAGTATGGGGCGACTCTCACCTCAGGAAGCGGGCGAGTGTCTTCTGGCCTCCTGCTGCCTCTAGTCGTCTCAGCCGCTATCATGCTCCAGTGAAACAGAGGTGACGAACGAGCCTGACTGGAggtcagattttattttttctggttTCACTGCACTACAACACTCCAGTCCACTGGCTGACTTCAAACAAACGGATATTGACATTAAAATGAGACTAAATTGTGCATATTTTAACAAGttctgatttctttctaaaTCGTATATGATCAGGATCACTCTTCTTTGTAGAAGGAACAGGATGTGATTTATCATAAACTAAAAATTCCTTTGATGAATATTTTAGTATGTATCCTTAGAGATAAATGATCTCTGATGATATCAGAAGATGCAGATCATGTAGGCACTTAAATGGACTCTCTCCAGTAATTCAAGCTGTTAGCGCTGGCTGCTGCTTGGATCACAACATTAACTTGTCCCAGATATTGAACTGACATTACAAACAGTTATTCACCTAATTCAATTATAAAGTTTATTGCTATGCTGTAGCTTAATTCACTCCGAGGCCTTCTATTTGCATGTATACTGAAGTTGGACTGTAAACGAGCTCATGTGAGAAATAAAATGCGACATACAATAATGAATACAATAATGATGTTTAAAACATACAGTTTTTATTACATCTGTCTACTCAAGAcacctttattcattttttacaaATCAACCGAGGAATTCCAGGTTGCAATGCTGGTATGATAATCACATGTTCAATATAGTGATGAATTCCTGCTAACTGACAGCACTAAGGTTATTTGaaatgcagtgtgttttggtCTCATACCTTCATTGGGCATGGGTGGTCTATGACCATGAAGGAAGGAGGACGCACAACTCCAATAtgataatattatattatataaatatttcCAATCGTGATGGGTGCAAGTTGCAGAGGGATTCCTAAGCCTTCTTCAGTGTATCTTTTGATACACTGAAGAAGGCTTAGGCTGAAATGCGTCTGTCATTTTGTTTGGCCGTGTGTCGCCCTATTAAAACATAGATTTTGACTCTAGTCTTTTGTGAGTGCTGTTGCCTAATAGTTTCTTTGGTCTATGACCATGACATTGCATTTTCAATAAACTTTGTGCTGATTTAAATTCCTGTGCACCTCTCTACCAATGCCTATTTATGTATTAGACAACACAGAgcaaacatggcagactccaggAGAGAGGACCTGTTCCATATATATTagcggctcattctaaggtaataaaaacacaatgcttattttcaggggagtattataaactaatgaaaacatagttatgaatattatatgtcatttctgtaaatggatgcccctaaatcctacacactggacctttaaagacaCTTTCTTTAAAGACAGAACACTGCTAACCACAGTGATGAATACATTGCCTGTGGCTGCTTCACAATATAAGCCACCTGTATTCCACTTCAGTGTTTAACAGTAGGAAGTTTGGTTTGCATTATTGTTAACCTAATGCAGCTCTGACATGATGGAAATAGAGAGGACAATAAACAGTGAGGCCCATATCAATGACATAAAATTACGTTGGATAACATCTATGCATTGTTTGCCTGTGAATCCCTGGTGCATGTGAAAGTAATACGAGTCTAAGATGGGAATGACAGACTCTGCCACTAAcaatgaaaactgttttttactGAATGTAAATACACTGAAATGCTATTGCAGAAAAAAGACAATGACAATGAATAGTATCCAAAACTGggttttatgtatttatgatccttcagtatttttcaacctagaCTCTCTCAATACTGCACCTATATAAAAATTGTTGTCTGGGAAAACAATTTTTATATAGGTGCAGTATTGAGAGAGGCccctgcagccagcagccgcAAAAcgggctgcaatgtaaccactcagggcaatAACGCCCCATCAATGCACATCCACTAAAAGTTCTTGTTGTtatcactgacaggctcagatttttatttttagtgcaTAATTTATGGAAAGAACCtttacagagaaataaaacatttttctttacctttcaccTGATCTGATCTGTTTGTGATTGTGTGTAACAAAGTCTCGCTCATGGAAAAATCTTGTTCCAAAATGTTGTGAGACATGACTTGTTGCATACAACAGTGTAAACGTTGGTGGCAGTTGGAGAGGATTGCAAAGaatagtttgttgtgttggagtaCAGAAATTGTAGTGTAGTGTTATCTAAAGATTTTCCatgtcatggctgaatatttagcAGATTTTGACTGTGAAAAAATCAGCAAGATTTAAAGATCAGACTACTCCTTGAGTGAGAACAAACTGACCGGATCAGTGAatgttaatgaaaacatttaatttctctgtaaAGTCCCTTCCATAAGACACTAATAATAACAATCttaacctgtcagtggcaaaataaagcacttttagtggctGTAACTTGATGGTGCACAATTGCTCAAGTGGTTACAATGCAGCCCGTTTCATGGTTGCAGCGCTTCCTCTCAGTACTGGGCCAATTTCAAAAATGACTGTCCCCACAAGTCACTGAGAcccaaaaacatgggaaaacaggTTGAAAATACAGTAGTTTCCCTTGAAGAATGATGAAAATGATGGGCACTTTTTCCCCACTTTCGgaaatgtgttttctgaaatgttgcgTTTAGCACTTAAAGGCCACCATAGTTATACAGTTAAACATCTTTGACACTAAAATAGTCTACTTTGACATTTCGGGTAATTGTGTTCTCACTTCAGTTTGAACTCAGGCTCacaaaacagagtgaaaaaagtCAGGGACCTTGAAAAATTTATGAAGGCACAGTAAATGATTGactgtaactcacacacacacatactgctaatctaaaaagaaacaaagacaagTCAACATTTTTATGCCATTTCTGATTGTTCCAAGCAAGTCATTCTCTCTTTTGCATTTCTGCTTACATCTATGGTGAAATGCAGGTCAAgcatgaaattaagtccatatAGATATTCAAATGGTTGTGGGGGAAAAAGTAATGAGAAATTTGCTCCTTAAAGAAGAAAATGCATCCCTCTTGGCTGTGAAGATATGAGGCCCAAGCAGGGATTTCACTGCATCTCTCTCCTTAGCTTGAGTGCACACAACGGATTGACTGTGCAACTTAAATGGGCAAAAGGCCAATAGGTGCAGTGGTCCGTGCAACCCCAAAGATCACACTCTGGTAATGCGCTAGTGTGAGTCTCCATCTACAagccatatcatcatctttttttttttatccccatGCATAACTGTGACACCCACACAGTAGCAGCCATGTGTATTATGCTGTGTTTAGAGAGGTTTAAGCAGTAGGCAgcagtcattatgttttcagcCCTCGCTGACAGCAGTAACTCAAGTAGAACCTGCGCCTTTTGATAACTTGCACATTACCATGCCATTTTAGTAGAAATATGTTGTGTTCTGGTAATGAGATGGAGCTGTAAAGTGTGGAATAAGTTGTCCGGCAGTTAAGTGGCGATGAGGTGAAACTGCAATGTGTTTGTGGGTGCACGTGCGTGTGTGCCTTTTAATTACACAAATTGGGGGACGTTATTCTGAGAGGCACGTTCCATGGGCGGTCTATGAATTGTAAGCAGCGGCGACAAGTGCATTACATGTTGTTGTGGAAGTAAAGGTCAGGGTGTCTTGTCCTCATCAGTCATCCAGTAACTGGCACTGCATACAAACTAGCATTCACATACAAACttgctttttcttttgaaaGTGCATCACATTTTAGATTCATTACTCTTTGtgggaaatgtacagtttacagaCAAGGAGATATGTTTGAAGTAACGTGGCTAGAGAcaggagtcttttttttttattcgaGATTTCATTTATTCTCGTGTCTTTCAAATTCTACGTGCATCTCTATGGGTCTTTACTGTATGAACCTCTGGTCTtagatatgttaaaaaaaagatactACTGTGGCTAACACACGCCCTGATTTCCATAACGAGAATAAGATGCAGGATTATGTGCAGAAATGTGTAAAATCTTATGAAACAGCTGTGGAAGTGAAAAAGTAGATGCATAGGACAATGGAGGTGGATTCATATCCCTGAATGTCTGTGTGGCTTTAGATGGAGGCCTGGGCTTCATTACTCTTCCCTGGCTCAGCCTTCACTAGCCCCTGCAGCACACATCACAAAGACTGCTCATTATCCACTGAGTCCTCCTGGTGCCGCTGAGTCCTGCTTGGTGCTGCAGGAACCCTGCTCTGCACTGCCAGTATAATCCccaccccacccacccacatcCCCACCGTGGTGAAGACCCACGATGGGGATGTACAgggctgcctgtctgtctgttctctGATGGTGAATCAGAGAGCCAGAAATCGTTCTACTGACTCCCATTCAATATGCTCTGATCGATAACTCATTGAAGGATTATGCCAGTCTTCCTGTGTAATTATTTCCCTAATTATGACCATGGCCTCCGCAAAGAATTGGTTTGTCTCCGGTTTAGCAGGCAAATTGTTTGGAGAATAGGCCAACTCCTTGACCTCTAAACTGGAAGGATTGGCTAACTGGAGGCATTATAGGGATAGATATGAGATAGCTTAGTAATATTGATTCGGCACTGTCCAGAGATGTCAGGCTGTTTATAATCAATAAGTCTTGAGGAATCATTCCTATAGAATTTCTCCTGCTTAAGAGAAGATTTTAAAATCCAATCTAATGGAAGGAAGAGCTATCAGCGAGAGAAAATTTAATATTGTCTCAGCTGATCTGCACCCTTGAACTCCAGACTGGGAGGAATCTctcaaaaaagaaaactgcATCAAAAGCAGTTCACCTTGCTTATGCAGTTACAAGTTTTATATCCTTTTGTGAGGGTCCTAGGTGGCTCTTACATATTTCTCTATGATATGGTGAAGTGCAGCTGTGGATATATTCATGCCTTTATGTTTTGAATAAATGCTGAATAAAGCTCTCACACAACACGTCTGATTCAAAGAAGAACCATAAACCTTTAATATGTTTCACATAATGCTGTTAAGGGCTCGCTGTGGTCTTGTCTAAATATTCAATCAAAATGGTCTGTAAATGAAATTATAATGGCTTAAAGACTTTGAAAACTTTTTGTTTCTTAAGTATTCCTCTCACATAAACATATTCATGGCTAAATATGCAACAATTAAAGTTCAGAAATAATATCCTCAGTTATTATCAGTTTAACACTCAGAAATTCAGCTAATCTGCTTCCTCAGGATTGTGTGGATGCGCTTTGATCAGATTTGACAGTGCTGGCAGCACAAGCAAACAGCTCTACATCTATCATCGCATTTTGATTCAAATGTAGCTAAACTCTGATTTGTGCACAGAAGTAACATCACCTTTTTATGACTGCGTCGCACTCAGTGAGAAAAgctcagacaaaaacacaaataaagagATCTCTTGTGTGAAATCAACAAAGCTTTTCTAactttggcagaaaatagcATGTTCATGTTGAATCACATCGCTCAGAGTGAGAGGCTGATTGAGAAAATAAGTTTTCAGGGCCTGCTTTACTTTTAAATCCCACTTTGTTTGAAAATGAAGtgaatatatattaaaataaggGAATTAAACTGATGAAGACTGTATACAGAGATATGACAATTCTTGATTAAGTAATGGAAAGGCCCAACAAACCCTTATTGctctcatgtttgtgttttaagtGTTTCAGTCAGACAATTGTTATTGAAATCTTCCAGACATTTCCTCTCAGAGGAATGACCACACAGTTTTACTACGTGatgtctctcctcctgtccaaaacttgtgaaaaaaaaaagggctgtTGCCCAAATGTGCCACTGTG of Epinephelus lanceolatus isolate andai-2023 chromosome 4, ASM4190304v1, whole genome shotgun sequence contains these proteins:
- the treh gene encoding trehalase; the encoded protein is MHVLVVLCISSVVLFACVNGAVPPSCDSEIYCTGPILHQVQEAKLFDDDKYFVDMKLRETPDVVLSAFHNLSNDSPNTTVPPAKLQEFLSTYFEKPGTEFEPWTPPDWHEKPKFLGGIADQELRSWAEKIHDLWKLLGRKIHTGVKDHPNSQIYTPHPVVVPGGRFRELYYWDSYWVINGLLLSEMTATARGMIQNFLYLVNRYGFIPNGGRIYYERRSQPPFLTLMVESYYQATKDKEFLRAALPALEQEYQFWMQNRSVTLKLNGTEHVLNRYDVKVGLPRPESYTDDLELAEGLTNDRKEKLWMDLKAGAESGWDFLSCWSINGDGHNNGTLGDTSTSQILPTDLNALLCLNEKTLASFHRILGDGDSAALYDQATARRLEAIESALWDAERGAWFDYNLVTHTKHSEFYLSNLAPVWAQCYSQPEMGEKAVQYLKGSGALQFPNGVPTSLRESGQQWDYANAWPPLQHMLIDGLLKLPSEDAQQLAFDLAQRWIRTKWLAYMKYDAMFEKYDVNGDGKLGGGGEYEVQLGFGWTNGVALQLLNQYGATLTSGSGRVSSGLLLPLVVSAAIMLQ